In the genome of Afipia felis ATCC 53690, the window GGACATTCGTGTCCCGCGCCTTCAGTGGCGCGACGTGGGGTCAGGTCAGCATTGCCTTGTTGATCCTGGCTTTTTTGCTTGCGTTCCTTGTCTGGCCGGTGGCGACTGTCGTCTGGGTGGCATTCACGGAAAAGGGCAGCGGCGCTTTCACCTTTGCCAACTTCGTCGATTTCTTCAGGACTGACCTGTTCATCCGGTCGTTCTGGAATTCACTGTACGTCTCGGCGATGGCAGTGATCGGCGCGTCGGTTCTGGCGATGCCGCTGGCCTACTTCACTTCGCGCTTTGCGTTTCGCGGCGCTGGATTGATCCAGATTCTCGGCTTTCTTCCGCTTATCATGCCGCCGTTTGTCGGCGCCGTGGCGCTGCAACTGTTTTTTGGCCGTAACGGCACGGTCAATTTGCTGCTCGACGACTGGTTCGGTTTCAAGCTCGCCTTCATGGAAGGCCTGAATGGAGTCATCTTCGTCCAGTCAATCCATTATTTTCCATTCATTCTCATCAATCTGTCGGCGGCGCTGCGCAATGTCGACCGCTCGATGGAGGAGGCTGCACAGAATCTGGGGTCGCATGGATTCCGGCTGTTTCGGCGCGTCGTGTTTCCGCTCGCGTTGCCAGGCTACGTCGCGGGTGCGTCGCTCGTGTTCGTCAAGGTATTCGACGATCTTGCGACGCCGCTGCTGCTGAACGTCAAGGACATGCTCGCGCCGCAAGCCTATCTGCGCGTCACCTCGATCGGCATCGCCGATCCGATGGGATATGTGATTTCCGTGGTGCTGATCGTGGCGTCGGTCGCTTCAATGTGGGTCTCGTCTCTCGCCACCCGCAACATCGACTATGCTACGACCCAGCGCGGCGGCGGTGGCATCGCCAAGCGAAAGCTGCGGCCATGGGAAATGGCGCTGGTTTATGTCGTGCTCTCTCTCATCATCCTGCTGGTGCTGGCGCCGCATTTTGGCCTGTTGCTGCTGTCGTTCGCGACCATCTGGTCGTTCTCGCCTCTGCCGGACGGCTACACTGTCGCACATTACGCGCGGGTGTTCGGTGAAAGCTCGATCTACATCAAGAACACGCTGCTCTATGCTTCGCTTGCCGGTTTGATTGACATCGTGATTGGAACGGCGATCTCGTATCTTGTGCTGCGGACAAAACTTATCGGCGTGCGGGGCTTGGATCTGCTGGCAACCGCTGCGCTTGCGATTCCTGGTGTCGTGCTCGGTATCGGTTATCTGCGCGCGTTCTACGGCATTCCGTTGTGGGACGGAACACCGCTGGCCTCGCTCTGGGTGGTCATCGTGATCGCTCTGGCGATCAGGCGTCTGCCTTATGCGTTGCGGGCCTGTTACGCGGCGCTTCAGCAGATTTCGTCCTCGCTCGAGGAGGCGGCCGAAAATCTCGGGGCGACCAAGGCCAGCACCGTTCGCCGCATCGTGGTGCCGCTGATGACTGGCGGATTGGTCGCGGGCTTCATAACAAGTTTTGCGACGGCGGCAGTCGAGTTGTCCGCCACGCTGATGCTGGTGCAGGCGAACCAGGACGCGCCGCTCGCTTATGGGCTTTACGTTTTCATGCAATCGGCCGCCGGTCGCGGGCCTGGTGCGGCGCTCGGCGTCATCGCCGTGGTGATCGTCGCGCTCAGCACTGTCGCATCGCAGTATGTGATCGAACGCGACCGCCGCACCAAGGCCGGCAGCACGCCGAACGAATAGGGGACACTCTTGGCAGACACGAACACGCAGCACCCCGGATTGACGGTCAAGGCGCTCGATCTGAAGATCGACGATATCAGCGCGGCCTATGGCGACAATGTTGTTCTCGACGGGATCAATCTCGACATCCAGCCGGGGGAATTCTTCGCGCTGCTCGGCCCCTCCGGGTGCGGCAAGACCACGCTGTTGCGGTTGATCGCGGGCTTCGCCGATGCGCGTCATGGCCGGATCGTGGTCGGCGGCAAGGAGATTTCGCATCTCCCGCCGTGGAAGCGCGATGTTGGCATGGTGTTTCAGTCCTATGCGCTGTGGCCGCATATGACGGTCGGAGAGAATGTTGCCTTCGGGCTTCGCGAGCGGCGCCTGCCGCGCGCTGAGATCAAGAAACGTGTGGATGCGGCACTGGCCTTTGTCGGATTGACAAGCCAGATTGATCGCCGTCCGTCGCAACTTTCCGGCGGACAACAGCAGCGCGTGGCGCTGGCGCGAACGATCGCCATCGAACCGAAGATCCTTCTGCTCGACGAACCGCTGTCGAATCTGGATGCGAAATTGCGCGTGCAGGTGCGCCGTGAGTTGCGCGCGCTACAGAAATCGCTCGGTCTGACCACCGTGATCGTGACGCACGATCAGGAGGAGGCCAATACGATCTGCGATCGCGTCGCTGTCATGAATGAAGGCAAGGTCCAGCAGGTCGGCACGCCGACCGAACTGTACGAACGTCCTGTCAATCTGTTTGTCGCGCAGTTTCTCGGGACAGCGAATGTCGTCGAAGGCAAGATGACGGGCGCTGGGTTTCAGTCGGATCTCGGCATTGTGCTGCCGCTGCCGAAGGGCGTCGACGTGAAACCGAATGCGAAACCGGTTTTCCGCCCGCAAGACACTATGCTGATACCGAGGGGGCAGTCGGGCGAAGCCAGTCCGTCGATGCCGGGCGAGATCGTCGAGCGGGAATTTCTCGGCAGCACGATCCGCTATGGTGTGAAAGCAGGATCGAGCCATATCTGGATCGACGCTCCGTTCCGTTCAGGATCGTCGTTGATGGAGATAGGCGACGCGGTCGATGTCACGGTGCCGGTCGAACGGCTGTTATGGCTCGCGTGACTTAACCCGTCTCCGCGCCTATCCGGCGTCGGGATTGAATCTGAATACGTTGAATTGGAACGATTGCTCGAATTGTCCGGGTGTTAAATGCTTGTGGTGTTTGCTGGCCACGAGCTCGAATTCCAGCCCGAGCTGCTTTTGAAGTAGGCTTGAATCATAACGCATTACGGGAAGTCCGCTGCAGTATTCCGGTCCATCGAGTGCGAACGTGCCGATGATCGCATGGCCGCCGGGTTTGAGAGACGATTTCAGTCTTTCGATATAGGCACAGATATCGTTCGGCTTAGTCAGAAAGTGGAGCGCCGCTCGATCGTGCCAAATATCGAACGCGGTCGCGGGCGTCCAGCGCGTCACGTCGGCAACGATCCACTCGACACGCCTTGCATCGTTGCCAATTCGCTTCTGCGAAGCCTCGAGCGCAGCTTCCGAAATGTCCAGAACGGTAATCCGTTCAATTCCTGCGGCGAGCAGGTGATCGACGAGGCACGACGACCCGCCACCGATATCGATGATCGATGTGTCCTGGTTGATGCCGATATCGTGAAGCAATTCCAGAGAGGGAGAAGGTGTGGTTTGAAACCAACTCACTTCATCTGACGATTTTTGCTGATAGACCGATTGCCAGTGATCTCTGGCGGATACGCTGTTCATTGCAGGTATTTCTTCGTTTTGTGACGAATCTGAATTTAGCTCAAAACAAAAAATCATGACGGATTATTTGTTGGGCTTCTTGTGTGCGCTTTTCTTCAAGGCGTTCTTCAGATCGAGCGGCACTTCGTGCCTTGTCAGGAGGTCCGAAATGGCCTCGTCGGCAAGCTCCTGTATCGTCGCCATCCTTTCGCGACCCAGAACCGTCAGTTCCTAGAACGTGTTTTGGTCAAACTCGATAAGCTTTCTCATCGATGGTGTTTTTTCCGTTTCATAATAAGACCACGCTGTCTGAGTGAACAACATGCATCTCGCCCGGCGCTCCAAGGAGGCCGGGCTTTCACTTTCCGGCACAAACCGGTTCACATGCGATCTTCCTTCTTCTTCGTATGTTTTTTCATGTGCTTGTGTGGGGCTGTCGCTGCGCCGGTTGTCATACCCTTGCTGCTCATGCTCGCATGGGGCATGCCTGCGCCAGGTGATCTCGACATGTCATTCGACGAGCCCGCAGCAGGCGGATTCGGCACAATCGTGTCACCTTGAGGAGTTCCCGCCTGGGCGAATGCGCTTGCCGATGTCATCGATAGCAAGGCTGCCGCAACCAAAAGCTTTCTCATGTCCGTTTCTCCGGTTCGAGGGGCGTAATTCAATCACCGGCCGGGCACGACGTTCCGAAAGCGGAAACAAATCTGCTTGAGCAGATTAAGGGGCAAGGCTGGCCCGACGGGGGCACCAGCAGGTTCAAATTGTGCGTTTAGTCATCGTCACGCAGCGTCCATCGGTTCGCTGTTCATCACTTCAATCTCGACGTGCCGCGCATGCATTCCACGCATAGGCATCAGCGCGCCTATTCCGCCTTCAAAGCGGAACAGCATCGCGACTTCGGGAGCGACCGGCCTGGCGATTTCTACTTTTGGGAGCTGAAGCATCTGCCGGATGTACGGTAGATAAAAATTGGCCGCGCCAATGGTGGTGGACACATCATGTTCTGAGTTGGATTGGCCGGTGTTGCCACATGCCTCGCATCCGCAGTTCCAATCGGGACACAAGTGAATGTTGCCGCGGCCATCGCAAACGGGACACCTATCCAGCGGAGCCAGCAGGCGCGGCAGTTTGAAAGAAGGAGCCTGATACGTTGTTATTTCCGCGTCTTTCAGTGGTGCCTCGGGATCTTTAACCGGGAAATCGGCTGGTGCAGCATCAACATCGAAACGCCTGTCGATGCGGACGATGATGTGTCCGTTCGTGGCGTAAGTGAAGGCGCCCACCGTAAACGGCTTGGTCAGGTAGTATC includes:
- a CDS encoding ABC transporter permease, with protein sequence MTAIGLHNNRRGTFVSRAFSGATWGQVSIALLILAFLLAFLVWPVATVVWVAFTEKGSGAFTFANFVDFFRTDLFIRSFWNSLYVSAMAVIGASVLAMPLAYFTSRFAFRGAGLIQILGFLPLIMPPFVGAVALQLFFGRNGTVNLLLDDWFGFKLAFMEGLNGVIFVQSIHYFPFILINLSAALRNVDRSMEEAAQNLGSHGFRLFRRVVFPLALPGYVAGASLVFVKVFDDLATPLLLNVKDMLAPQAYLRVTSIGIADPMGYVISVVLIVASVASMWVSSLATRNIDYATTQRGGGGIAKRKLRPWEMALVYVVLSLIILLVLAPHFGLLLLSFATIWSFSPLPDGYTVAHYARVFGESSIYIKNTLLYASLAGLIDIVIGTAISYLVLRTKLIGVRGLDLLATAALAIPGVVLGIGYLRAFYGIPLWDGTPLASLWVVIVIALAIRRLPYALRACYAALQQISSSLEEAAENLGATKASTVRRIVVPLMTGGLVAGFITSFATAAVELSATLMLVQANQDAPLAYGLYVFMQSAAGRGPGAALGVIAVVIVALSTVASQYVIERDRRTKAGSTPNE
- a CDS encoding ABC transporter ATP-binding protein, producing MADTNTQHPGLTVKALDLKIDDISAAYGDNVVLDGINLDIQPGEFFALLGPSGCGKTTLLRLIAGFADARHGRIVVGGKEISHLPPWKRDVGMVFQSYALWPHMTVGENVAFGLRERRLPRAEIKKRVDAALAFVGLTSQIDRRPSQLSGGQQQRVALARTIAIEPKILLLDEPLSNLDAKLRVQVRRELRALQKSLGLTTVIVTHDQEEANTICDRVAVMNEGKVQQVGTPTELYERPVNLFVAQFLGTANVVEGKMTGAGFQSDLGIVLPLPKGVDVKPNAKPVFRPQDTMLIPRGQSGEASPSMPGEIVEREFLGSTIRYGVKAGSSHIWIDAPFRSGSSLMEIGDAVDVTVPVERLLWLA
- a CDS encoding class I SAM-dependent methyltransferase; the encoded protein is MNSVSARDHWQSVYQQKSSDEVSWFQTTPSPSLELLHDIGINQDTSIIDIGGGSSCLVDHLLAAGIERITVLDISEAALEASQKRIGNDARRVEWIVADVTRWTPATAFDIWHDRAALHFLTKPNDICAYIERLKSSLKPGGHAIIGTFALDGPEYCSGLPVMRYDSSLLQKQLGLEFELVASKHHKHLTPGQFEQSFQFNVFRFNPDAG